Proteins encoded by one window of Halomonas sp. SH5A2:
- a CDS encoding glycosyltransferase, with translation MSQRFSLIVAGDPDQRTGGYLYDAHIVSALRAQGWTVEVIGLQGRFPDADATATQALEHALLAQPDGATVVIDGLAMGALPDVVTRHVDRLAITALVHHPLGDELGLDADDQQRLHQSELRALAVVPRIIVTSHFTARRLSALADAYAIPLKASTTVVEPGVEQAPVSPACEPGEPQNLLCVATLTPRKGQDVLIEALAGLTASRWRCDCFGGARDAEFTLRLQYLIEFHGLEDQVTLHGECGSDTLEAAYQNAHALVLPSWYEGYGMVVTEALAHGLPVITTTGGALRDTLPAGAGLSVEPGDVEALQSAIEQFCDDAVLRASLRQGAIAARQTLKDWPAAAEAFAGALASKDAPLASGSEFAASWLALREPVDHASRSQRLTTLAGEWLSACSTPHRLVDLGCGRGSNVHYLAPRLPGPQTWTLIDHDATLLGDARARVMTLRDAHGQSIAADTETASFARLDTPALNGAHLITASALLDLVSKSWIDQLVAHCAAQRQGLLMALSVTGEWWFTDRHQRPVVDDEDQWVLECFRAHQQRDKGLGDSLGGRAHATLAAAFKVANYRVEEADTPWQLAAGNPDHQPLMASLIDGWASAATEHAPDAAGRIADWAALRHQAVASGELGIWVSHRDLLAVPKEAQAQEAQTQGEG, from the coding sequence ATGAGCCAGCGATTTAGCCTGATTGTCGCTGGCGACCCGGACCAGCGAACCGGCGGTTACCTTTACGATGCCCACATCGTGTCGGCGCTGCGGGCGCAGGGCTGGACGGTCGAGGTGATCGGTCTGCAAGGGAGGTTCCCGGATGCCGATGCCACCGCGACTCAGGCATTGGAGCACGCATTGTTGGCTCAGCCCGATGGTGCGACGGTCGTCATCGATGGGCTGGCCATGGGGGCATTGCCCGACGTGGTGACCCGCCACGTTGATCGCCTGGCCATTACGGCGCTGGTGCATCACCCGCTGGGCGATGAATTGGGCCTGGACGCGGATGATCAACAGCGGCTCCACCAAAGCGAGTTGCGCGCCCTGGCGGTTGTCCCACGGATTATCGTGACCAGCCACTTTACCGCCCGTCGATTGTCAGCATTGGCCGATGCGTATGCGATCCCACTCAAAGCGAGTACGACTGTTGTCGAACCTGGCGTTGAGCAGGCGCCGGTGAGCCCTGCCTGCGAGCCGGGTGAGCCACAGAACTTATTATGCGTGGCGACCTTGACGCCCCGCAAAGGCCAGGATGTGCTGATTGAAGCGCTGGCCGGGCTCACGGCGAGCCGCTGGCGCTGTGACTGCTTCGGCGGTGCGCGGGATGCCGAGTTTACCTTGCGGCTGCAGTATCTGATTGAATTTCACGGCCTTGAGGATCAGGTTACCCTGCATGGTGAGTGCGGCAGCGACACCCTCGAAGCCGCCTACCAGAATGCTCATGCCCTGGTATTGCCTTCTTGGTACGAAGGCTATGGCATGGTGGTGACCGAAGCGCTGGCCCACGGCCTGCCTGTCATCACCACGACCGGTGGCGCATTACGCGATACTTTGCCCGCCGGTGCCGGTTTAAGCGTTGAACCCGGCGACGTCGAAGCCTTGCAAAGCGCTATCGAACAGTTCTGTGACGATGCCGTCCTGCGGGCCTCATTGCGCCAGGGGGCCATCGCGGCTCGCCAAACGCTCAAGGATTGGCCCGCCGCGGCCGAGGCGTTTGCCGGTGCACTGGCTTCAAAAGACGCGCCTTTGGCGTCGGGTAGCGAATTTGCCGCCTCTTGGCTGGCGCTGCGTGAGCCGGTGGACCACGCCTCCCGGTCCCAGCGTCTGACGACACTTGCCGGCGAGTGGCTGTCTGCCTGCTCCACGCCTCATCGGCTGGTGGATCTGGGCTGTGGCCGGGGCAGCAATGTTCACTATCTGGCGCCCCGTCTACCTGGCCCACAGACCTGGACCCTGATCGACCACGATGCCACATTGCTTGGCGACGCCCGGGCGCGGGTAATGACCCTGCGCGACGCTCACGGGCAGTCGATCGCTGCCGACACTGAGACGGCCTCTTTCGCCCGTCTCGACACACCCGCATTGAACGGCGCGCATCTTATCACCGCCTCGGCACTGCTCGACTTGGTCTCGAAATCCTGGATTGATCAACTGGTGGCCCACTGCGCGGCGCAGCGTCAGGGGCTGCTTATGGCGCTCAGCGTTACCGGTGAGTGGTGGTTCACCGACCGTCATCAACGACCGGTTGTCGATGACGAAGATCAATGGGTGCTCGAATGCTTTCGTGCCCATCAGCAGCGCGATAAAGGCCTTGGCGATTCCCTCGGCGGTCGCGCGCATGCCACCCTTGCCGCTGCCTTTAAGGTCGCTAACTACCGTGTTGAAGAAGCTGATACGCCATGGCAGTTAGCGGCGGGTAACCCTGACCATCAGCCACTCATGGCGTCATTGATTGACGGCTGGGCGTCGGCGGCCACCGAGCACGCGCCTGATGCCGCTGGACGCATTGCTGACTGGGCCGCCCTGCGTCATCAGGCCGTCGCCAGCGGCGAACTGGGTATCTGGGTTAGCCACCGTGATCTACTGGCCGTGCCCAAGGAAGCGCAAGCCCAGGAAGCCCAAACCCAGGGGGAAGGGTAA
- a CDS encoding 6-pyruvoyl trahydropterin synthase family protein: protein MYRLCVRDHFMIAHSFKGEVFGPAQRTHGATYVVDVIFQRPELDDDGLVIDIGLAGDTLKAVLAGYNYQNLDEVNELQGHNTTTEFMAKVIYDQLAAAIKAGEMGTTARGLTHLEVKLHESHVAWASYEGAL from the coding sequence ATGTACCGCTTATGTGTCCGTGATCATTTTATGATTGCCCACAGCTTCAAGGGTGAGGTTTTTGGCCCGGCCCAGCGCACCCACGGCGCGACCTATGTGGTGGACGTTATTTTCCAACGGCCGGAACTGGATGATGACGGTCTGGTCATCGATATCGGTTTGGCTGGCGATACCCTCAAAGCGGTCCTGGCAGGCTACAACTACCAAAACCTGGATGAGGTGAACGAGCTGCAGGGCCACAACACCACCACTGAATTCATGGCCAAGGTGATTTACGACCAGCTTGCCGCCGCGATTAAGGCCGGCGAAATGGGCACGACGGCCCGTGGACTGACCCATCTGGAGGTCAAGCTGCATGAGTCGCATGTGGCGTGGGCGAGCTACGAAGGCGCGCTATGA
- a CDS encoding zinc-dependent alcohol dehydrogenase has product MSNTNNATAFWVTHPGRGELRQETLPAAGEGDVLVRTLYSGISRGTESLVFNARVPESEFARMRAPFQAGDFPAPVKYGYANVGYVLQGPPELLNQRVFCLYPHQDHYVVPESAVLPIPDALPSERAVLAANMETAINGVWDAEPMLGERISVIGAGVVGALVAYLCAQIPGVDVQLVDINPDREALAETLRVPFHLPEEANAEQDCVIHASGHADGLRQALSLVGNEGRIIEMSWFGEGEVSVPLGGAFHSQRLTLRASQVGQLPTRLQPRWDYQRRLRLALNLLVDNRLDALISGESDFISMPDLAPRLFSSGSTELCHRLRYSH; this is encoded by the coding sequence ATGAGCAACACCAATAACGCCACGGCGTTTTGGGTCACCCACCCAGGCCGCGGTGAGCTCCGACAGGAAACATTGCCAGCGGCGGGTGAGGGCGACGTTCTTGTACGTACCCTTTATAGCGGGATTAGCCGTGGTACCGAATCGCTGGTATTCAATGCCCGCGTGCCGGAAAGCGAGTTTGCCCGCATGCGAGCCCCCTTCCAGGCGGGTGACTTCCCCGCGCCGGTTAAATACGGTTACGCCAATGTTGGGTATGTGCTGCAGGGCCCGCCTGAGTTGCTGAACCAGCGCGTGTTCTGCCTGTACCCCCATCAAGATCACTACGTGGTGCCCGAGTCGGCGGTGCTACCGATTCCCGATGCCTTGCCGTCTGAGCGCGCCGTGCTGGCTGCCAACATGGAGACCGCAATTAATGGTGTCTGGGATGCCGAACCCATGCTTGGCGAGCGGATCAGTGTTATCGGTGCTGGCGTCGTCGGCGCGCTGGTAGCCTATCTATGCGCCCAGATACCCGGCGTCGATGTACAGCTGGTGGATATCAACCCCGACCGCGAAGCGTTGGCGGAAACGCTTCGCGTGCCGTTTCACCTGCCCGAGGAGGCCAACGCCGAACAGGACTGCGTGATTCACGCCAGCGGCCACGCTGACGGCTTGCGACAAGCGCTCAGCCTGGTCGGCAACGAGGGGCGCATCATCGAAATGAGCTGGTTTGGCGAAGGCGAGGTGTCGGTGCCGCTTGGTGGCGCTTTCCATTCTCAGCGGCTTACCCTGCGCGCCAGCCAGGTGGGCCAGTTGCCAACTCGCTTGCAGCCACGCTGGGATTATCAGCGGCGGCTCCGTCTGGCACTGAATCTGCTGGTGGATAACCGCCTGGATGCCCTGATCAGCGGGGAGAGCGACTTTATCAGCATGCCCGATCTGGCCCCACGGTTGTTTTCATCTGGCAGTACCGAGCTGTGCCACCGGCTGCGCTATTCCCACTAA
- a CDS encoding CDP-alcohol phosphatidyltransferase family protein, with protein sequence MSLFTNTPTIPATKRWQTAMEVVLSGIALGLSGWWLPALLSGPLNWGLALSCFALVGGLVITYWPYGPLGWANRVTLARAVLVALAAGALANQAFMTAVWSWLAIAVLALVLDGVDGWVARRTQSASSFGARFDMELDALLIMLLCVGLWLESLGGWVLLIGGMRYLFVAAGWRFAWLTKPLFASMRRKTVCVWQVVALLLALTPLTSSLAAEILALSALLSLIYSFGVDAWWLYRQAHAH encoded by the coding sequence ATGTCTCTGTTTACCAACACACCAACCATTCCGGCCACCAAGCGCTGGCAAACGGCCATGGAAGTCGTCCTAAGTGGCATCGCATTGGGCCTTTCTGGATGGTGGTTACCTGCTTTATTGTCCGGGCCGCTTAACTGGGGCCTTGCCCTTTCGTGCTTTGCGTTGGTGGGTGGGTTGGTTATCACTTACTGGCCATATGGCCCGCTCGGCTGGGCGAACCGGGTGACGCTGGCACGCGCGGTGTTGGTCGCGCTGGCGGCAGGTGCATTGGCCAACCAGGCGTTCATGACGGCGGTATGGTCCTGGCTGGCGATTGCCGTGCTCGCCCTGGTACTGGACGGCGTCGACGGCTGGGTGGCGCGTCGCACGCAAAGCGCTTCATCGTTTGGCGCGCGCTTTGATATGGAGCTGGATGCCCTGCTGATCATGCTGCTCTGCGTAGGCTTGTGGCTTGAATCGTTGGGCGGGTGGGTGTTGCTGATTGGCGGCATGCGCTACCTGTTCGTGGCCGCTGGCTGGCGGTTCGCCTGGCTGACCAAACCGCTGTTTGCCAGCATGCGCCGCAAAACCGTATGCGTCTGGCAAGTGGTGGCGCTCCTGCTGGCGTTGACACCGCTGACCTCCAGCCTGGCCGCGGAAATACTGGCGTTAAGCGCCCTGCTGTCTTTAATCTATTCGTTCGGGGTAGATGCGTGGTGGCTATACCGCCAAGCACACGCCCACTAG
- a CDS encoding GFA family protein has product MLLKGSCHCQAVTFSVKSHHPYPFNCCYCSVCRKTAGGGGYAINLGADSSTLRVSGDAHIAIYRAVIDGEESTAERHFCQHCASALWVYDPEWPELIHPFASAIDTPLPSPPKKTHMMLGSKAEWVEVNAPIQDKCFYAYPDESLAEWHQRLGLEQ; this is encoded by the coding sequence ATGCTGCTCAAAGGATCATGCCACTGCCAGGCAGTGACGTTCAGCGTAAAGTCACACCATCCCTATCCTTTTAACTGCTGTTACTGTTCGGTATGCCGCAAAACGGCGGGGGGAGGCGGCTATGCGATCAACCTTGGTGCCGATAGCAGTACGCTGAGGGTTAGCGGTGACGCGCATATCGCCATCTACCGAGCCGTGATCGACGGCGAGGAAAGCACCGCCGAGAGGCATTTTTGCCAGCATTGCGCGAGTGCCCTCTGGGTTTACGATCCCGAATGGCCTGAGCTGATTCACCCTTTCGCCTCGGCGATCGATACGCCGTTGCCTTCGCCGCCCAAGAAAACGCACATGATGCTGGGTAGCAAAGCGGAATGGGTCGAAGTCAACGCGCCGATTCAGGACAAGTGCTTTTATGCCTACCCGGACGAAAGCCTGGCCGAATGGCATCAACGCCTAGGGCTGGAGCAGTAA
- a CDS encoding phosphoribosyltransferase, with amino-acid sequence MPNRQERFENRRDAGRQLANALAGKHYDVVLSLPRGGVPVAYEVAMRLQLPLDVLVVRKLGAPGHAEFGIGAVVDGDPPQVVMNSQTVKMLQVPERYIEEEIQRQKREITRRRHAYRGEQAPVNVSGRRVILVDDGIATGGTAKAAARAMRQAGAATVTLAVPVAPASTLGELAGDVDDVICLATPEPFTAVGEHYQDFTQTSDDEVIGLLQAAREASNE; translated from the coding sequence ATGCCTAACCGTCAAGAGCGCTTCGAAAATCGTCGTGACGCTGGACGTCAACTCGCCAACGCACTAGCCGGCAAACACTACGACGTCGTTCTTTCCCTGCCGCGCGGCGGTGTCCCCGTGGCCTACGAAGTGGCCATGCGTCTTCAACTCCCGCTGGATGTTCTGGTGGTACGCAAGCTGGGCGCACCGGGGCATGCCGAGTTCGGCATCGGCGCGGTGGTGGATGGCGATCCACCGCAGGTGGTGATGAACTCGCAAACAGTGAAGATGCTGCAGGTACCCGAGCGCTATATTGAAGAGGAAATACAACGACAAAAGCGCGAGATTACCCGCCGTCGCCACGCTTACAGAGGCGAGCAAGCGCCGGTCAACGTGAGCGGACGCCGAGTAATACTGGTGGATGACGGTATCGCCACCGGCGGCACGGCCAAGGCAGCCGCCAGGGCAATGCGGCAGGCTGGCGCCGCCACAGTCACCCTGGCGGTGCCCGTCGCCCCGGCATCGACACTGGGTGAACTGGCTGGCGACGTTGACGATGTGATTTGCCTGGCAACCCCCGAACCCTTCACCGCCGTGGGCGAGCACTACCAGGACTTTACCCAAACCAGCGATGACGAGGTCATTGGGTTGTTGCAGGCAGCACGTGAGGCGTCGAACGAATAA
- a CDS encoding LysR family transcriptional regulator — MKVRQLTFRLLQVYADVVRTGSITATANRLHLTQPTVSQQLKRLREIVGEPIVRQEDSRVVPTEVGQALYQLSQDLLSRADVFSQYLEEYNRGGRGHFSIGLVNTAQYVLPRLLGPFSQANPQVDVTVEIGNRQQMLNRFERHEDDLYVFSHPPSDDAVMAAPFLSNPLVVVGPENNRWANVKDLTMEALKEERFLLREPGSATRHTFDAWLYSAGIELRSTQQIASNEAIRLAVASGMGLAVLSRHVVADSPKGVQELPLQGFPLKSRWHFVVRRERRLPPAAYRFLSFVQGVLALEFNEPEGERAVAELLRTLDTKRR; from the coding sequence ATGAAAGTACGACAACTGACCTTTCGTCTGCTGCAGGTTTATGCCGACGTGGTTCGCACAGGCTCGATTACCGCCACGGCCAATCGGCTCCATCTGACCCAGCCGACGGTGTCTCAGCAGTTGAAACGGCTGCGGGAAATTGTCGGCGAACCCATCGTGCGCCAGGAAGATAGCCGCGTAGTCCCCACAGAGGTCGGCCAGGCGCTCTATCAGCTAAGTCAGGATTTGCTCAGCCGCGCCGATGTGTTCAGCCAGTATCTGGAAGAATACAACCGCGGCGGCCGCGGCCATTTTAGTATTGGTTTAGTGAACACCGCCCAATACGTGCTGCCGCGGCTGTTGGGGCCCTTCAGTCAGGCTAATCCCCAGGTGGACGTCACGGTTGAGATCGGTAATCGTCAGCAGATGCTCAATCGCTTTGAGCGCCATGAAGACGATCTCTACGTATTTAGCCACCCGCCTTCGGACGACGCCGTAATGGCCGCGCCTTTTCTGAGCAATCCGCTGGTGGTGGTAGGGCCCGAAAATAACCGCTGGGCGAATGTAAAAGACCTCACCATGGAGGCCTTGAAAGAAGAGCGTTTTCTGCTGCGTGAACCGGGTTCGGCGACACGGCATACCTTTGATGCCTGGCTATACAGCGCGGGTATCGAGCTGCGCTCTACCCAGCAAATCGCCAGCAACGAGGCGATCCGGCTGGCGGTGGCTTCCGGGATGGGGCTGGCAGTGCTGTCCCGCCACGTGGTGGCGGATTCGCCCAAAGGTGTTCAAGAGCTGCCCTTGCAGGGTTTTCCGCTGAAAAGCCGCTGGCACTTCGTGGTGCGACGGGAGCGCCGTCTGCCGCCCGCCGCCTATCGTTTTTTGAGTTTTGTACAAGGTGTGCTGGCGCTCGAGTTTAATGAACCCGAAGGAGAACGTGCCGTGGCTGAGCTACTACGCACCCTGGACACCAAGCGACGCTAG
- a CDS encoding sodium-dependent bicarbonate transport family permease, which translates to MPDIVVMFFVLGVIAGVVRSDLSIPKAAYDILSLLLMLTIGLKGGMALHGSLDTALLIELAGVTLLGILIPLIIFPVVRYLVRLTLADSASLAAHYGSVSAGTFAVALAYTEAHSLMTGGQVTLYLVLLELPAIMLGILLYRRFSRESSTTTMTGLWHETLTNRGVILLVGGVLIGWLYGPNAGESVTSLYTNAFQGILALFLLEMGLVAAETLRSLRWGHSRLIIFALAAPVVLSCFGLLMAYWLGLPAGSAIILASLTASASYIAAPVAVRAAIPDANIGLAMLASLGLTFPFNVLIGIPLYHQLWEWLAGI; encoded by the coding sequence GTGCCGGATATTGTGGTGATGTTCTTTGTATTAGGTGTGATTGCCGGTGTGGTGCGCTCCGATCTCAGCATTCCCAAAGCCGCTTATGACATCTTAAGCCTGCTGCTGATGCTGACCATTGGCCTTAAAGGCGGCATGGCCTTGCACGGGAGCCTGGATACTGCTCTGTTAATCGAGCTTGCCGGGGTTACCCTGCTGGGCATTTTAATCCCGCTGATCATCTTCCCCGTTGTTCGCTACCTGGTGCGGCTCACTTTGGCAGACAGCGCCAGCCTTGCTGCCCACTACGGTTCGGTTAGCGCCGGCACCTTCGCCGTCGCCCTGGCGTATACCGAAGCGCACAGCCTGATGACCGGTGGGCAGGTAACGCTTTATCTGGTGCTGCTTGAACTGCCGGCGATTATGCTCGGGATTTTGCTCTATCGGCGGTTTAGCCGTGAAAGCTCAACCACTACGATGACGGGTTTGTGGCACGAAACACTCACCAATCGCGGCGTCATCCTGCTGGTCGGCGGCGTTTTGATCGGCTGGCTATACGGGCCGAATGCCGGCGAATCGGTGACCAGCCTTTACACCAATGCCTTCCAGGGCATTCTGGCACTGTTCCTGTTGGAAATGGGCCTGGTCGCGGCAGAGACGCTGCGCAGCCTGCGCTGGGGGCACAGCCGCCTGATCATCTTTGCCTTGGCAGCGCCCGTTGTGCTCTCCTGCTTTGGACTACTCATGGCCTACTGGCTTGGACTGCCCGCTGGCTCAGCAATTATTCTGGCAAGCCTTACCGCCAGCGCCTCCTACATTGCCGCCCCTGTCGCCGTTCGTGCCGCGATTCCAGACGCCAACATTGGCCTTGCCATGCTGGCGTCATTAGGACTCACCTTTCCCTTCAATGTGCTGATCGGTATTCCGCTCTATCATCAACTCTGGGAATGGCTGGCGGGGATTTAA
- a CDS encoding MAPEG family protein, translating to MDDAVYWYAMAAVLLFIKMLAIAVYQGFHRIGKMTFKTPEDAAFVGKQAAQEELPQVQRAARAWSNDVENIPIFLALGVAYVWVGAAPGLAAWLFMIFTAARYMHTACYLAALQPWRTVGYAIGVVCMLVMCVLILAQLY from the coding sequence ATGGATGATGCAGTGTATTGGTACGCGATGGCGGCAGTGCTGCTGTTCATTAAAATGCTCGCCATTGCGGTGTACCAGGGCTTTCATCGCATTGGCAAGATGACTTTCAAGACCCCGGAAGATGCCGCTTTTGTGGGCAAGCAGGCCGCGCAAGAGGAGCTGCCGCAGGTGCAGCGCGCGGCCCGTGCCTGGTCCAACGACGTCGAAAACATTCCCATCTTTTTGGCGCTGGGCGTGGCTTACGTATGGGTCGGCGCAGCGCCTGGCCTGGCGGCCTGGCTATTCATGATCTTCACGGCCGCCCGTTATATGCACACCGCCTGCTATCTGGCAGCGCTCCAGCCCTGGCGAACGGTAGGGTACGCCATTGGCGTGGTGTGCATGCTGGTCATGTGCGTCCTGATTCTGGCGCAACTTTATTAG
- a CDS encoding ATP-binding protein → MPSDARIEEMQRRLQRWLSKGPVGTESETYGSIDGLDDDIRALEEEMRTLFPGRESTRDVFEALRDQSMFRTVLESVVEGIIVADMEARPLVFNPAAQKLLGRAPEEGDDDNWSENYGFFYPDGKTPCPTEKLPLSRAMHGELVDGEELIVRTPGRDTDLYIHATARPLFDVDGEQMGGVAVFHDVTDSRIAEQEQQRARKAAEDASQAKSEFLANMSHEIRTPLTAVLGFADLLMDRQLGESDRLNYIQAVRRNGEHLLALINDVLDISKIQANKMHVEQLSCSLHQLVHETASIMQVRAHEKGLDFEVEYETPIPVYIRSDAMRVRQVLLNLLSNAIKFTHQGRVRLAARCVDPGTEASRVELAVSDTGIGLSEENLETLFQPFQQASAATTREYGGTGLGLAICRSLAEALGGEIRASSKAGQGSTFTFVIYQAIDETTQMVSEHGLASGELLMDVPAAMPEQMLAGRILLAEDGHDNQLLISTILQKHGLEVDVAENGQIAVEEGTKALENSMPYDLILMDMQMPKLDGYGATARLRWRGYTGPIVALTAHAMTGERERCIRAGCDDYLTKPIARAVLIAAVASHLNRVRGGGAGSIVAEPAVSEPPVTEQPVAGYDSRLVEGGLYSIYADDPDMDELISGFVARLPPQVADIRLAADEGDAAKLKRLAHQLKGAAGGFGFMPVSEQAAAVEAAAREEGQTSEMKDAVARLEDICARVRHDPPKGG, encoded by the coding sequence ATGCCATCCGATGCACGAATCGAGGAAATGCAGCGTCGTCTCCAGCGCTGGTTGAGTAAAGGGCCGGTCGGTACTGAAAGTGAAACGTATGGCAGTATTGATGGGTTGGACGATGACATTCGGGCATTGGAAGAGGAAATGCGCACCCTGTTTCCCGGCCGCGAATCCACCCGAGATGTGTTCGAAGCCCTAAGAGACCAGTCCATGTTCCGCACGGTTCTTGAGTCCGTGGTCGAGGGCATAATAGTCGCCGACATGGAAGCCCGCCCCCTTGTCTTCAATCCCGCTGCCCAGAAACTGCTGGGCAGGGCCCCCGAAGAAGGCGACGACGATAACTGGAGTGAGAATTACGGCTTTTTCTATCCCGATGGGAAAACACCCTGTCCCACTGAAAAGCTACCGCTCAGCCGGGCGATGCACGGAGAGTTGGTGGACGGAGAGGAGCTGATTGTCCGCACACCTGGCCGGGACACAGATTTATACATACATGCAACCGCCAGGCCCCTGTTCGATGTCGACGGCGAGCAGATGGGCGGCGTGGCGGTGTTCCATGACGTAACAGATTCCAGAATCGCCGAGCAGGAGCAGCAGCGTGCCCGAAAGGCCGCAGAGGACGCATCCCAGGCGAAAAGTGAATTTCTCGCCAACATGAGCCATGAAATCCGTACCCCGCTCACGGCTGTGCTGGGTTTCGCGGATCTGTTGATGGATAGGCAGTTGGGGGAGAGTGACAGGCTCAATTATATCCAGGCGGTCAGACGAAACGGCGAACACCTGCTTGCCCTTATCAACGATGTGCTGGACATATCGAAGATCCAGGCCAACAAAATGCACGTTGAACAGCTGAGCTGTTCTCTCCACCAGCTGGTGCACGAGACCGCCTCCATCATGCAGGTACGGGCCCACGAAAAAGGCCTGGATTTCGAAGTGGAGTATGAAACTCCCATTCCGGTGTACATCCGTAGCGACGCCATGCGGGTGCGTCAGGTGCTCCTCAATCTTCTCAGTAATGCCATCAAGTTTACTCACCAGGGTCGGGTCAGGCTGGCCGCCCGTTGTGTTGACCCGGGCACTGAAGCTTCCCGGGTGGAACTGGCAGTCAGCGATACCGGCATAGGGCTGAGTGAAGAGAACCTTGAAACCCTGTTCCAGCCTTTCCAGCAGGCAAGCGCCGCGACCACAAGGGAATATGGTGGCACGGGCCTTGGCCTGGCTATCTGCCGCTCCCTTGCTGAGGCGTTAGGTGGTGAGATCCGGGCAAGTAGTAAGGCAGGCCAGGGTAGTACGTTCACATTCGTGATCTACCAGGCGATCGACGAGACCACCCAGATGGTCTCCGAGCACGGCCTTGCCTCCGGAGAACTGTTGATGGATGTGCCTGCAGCCATGCCTGAGCAGATGCTGGCCGGGCGCATACTTCTGGCGGAAGACGGGCATGACAACCAGTTGCTGATTTCCACCATCCTGCAGAAGCATGGCCTGGAAGTGGATGTGGCTGAAAACGGCCAGATTGCCGTAGAAGAGGGGACGAAGGCCCTTGAAAACAGCATGCCCTATGACCTCATCCTGATGGACATGCAGATGCCAAAGCTGGACGGTTACGGCGCCACCGCCAGGCTCCGCTGGCGGGGCTATACCGGGCCGATCGTTGCCTTGACCGCCCATGCAATGACCGGTGAGAGAGAGCGCTGCATCAGGGCCGGTTGCGATGACTACCTTACCAAACCGATCGCCCGCGCGGTTCTGATTGCCGCGGTGGCGTCACACCTGAACCGGGTACGGGGCGGCGGTGCCGGATCCATCGTGGCAGAGCCGGCAGTGAGCGAACCGCCGGTAACCGAACAACCGGTAGCTGGATACGACTCCAGGCTCGTCGAGGGTGGGCTTTACAGCATCTATGCCGACGATCCGGACATGGACGAGCTGATTTCCGGCTTTGTGGCGCGTCTTCCACCACAGGTGGCAGATATACGCCTGGCTGCGGATGAAGGTGACGCCGCCAAGCTGAAGCGCCTCGCCCACCAGCTCAAGGGAGCCGCCGGTGGTTTCGGCTTCATGCCCGTGAGCGAGCAGGCCGCAGCCGTGGAAGCGGCTGCCCGGGAAGAGGGCCAGACAAGCGAGATGAAAGACGCCGTGGCCCGACTTGAGGACATCTGTGCACGCGTCCGCCATGACCCGCCGAAGGGAGGGTAA
- a CDS encoding diguanylate cyclase, giving the protein MTDLVHQSVLIVDDSPDIHQLVGVRLRSERLTLLHADNAAEGLRLARSEQPDLILLDLDMPDVDGMTLCRQLKDEHELSDIPVIFLTGTMDVQTKVLAFELGAVDYVTKPFDAVELKARVRSALRTKRYHDLLTTKAQIDALTGLWNRGYLNDRLAVEMSVLERKGLPVAVAMVDIDHFKPINDTYGHPFGDAVIQRIAEVLGNMSRDSDIVCRYGGEEFAIILRDTPSAGAMLVAERMRKAVETLQLTSGQTPVPLTVSIGIAGSDQVYDAGTDAGEYLLKAADQALYRAKKAGRNRVEG; this is encoded by the coding sequence TTGACTGATCTGGTTCACCAGTCCGTTCTCATTGTTGATGACTCGCCGGACATCCATCAACTGGTGGGCGTTCGGCTTCGCTCTGAGCGATTGACCCTCCTTCATGCTGATAATGCCGCCGAAGGGCTCCGGCTTGCCCGGAGTGAGCAGCCCGACCTGATCCTTCTGGATCTTGACATGCCGGATGTTGACGGCATGACGCTCTGTCGCCAGCTCAAGGACGAGCACGAGCTTTCTGACATACCGGTGATTTTCCTGACCGGAACGATGGATGTGCAGACCAAGGTCCTGGCCTTCGAACTGGGCGCAGTAGATTATGTCACCAAACCATTTGATGCTGTGGAGCTCAAGGCTCGGGTGCGGTCAGCCTTGCGGACCAAACGTTATCACGACCTTCTCACCACCAAGGCCCAGATTGATGCCCTCACCGGCCTCTGGAACCGCGGCTATCTCAATGACCGGTTGGCCGTCGAGATGTCAGTGCTGGAGCGCAAAGGCCTCCCGGTGGCCGTCGCGATGGTAGATATCGATCACTTTAAGCCAATCAACGACACTTACGGCCATCCTTTCGGAGATGCGGTGATACAGCGCATTGCGGAAGTGCTCGGTAATATGTCACGGGACAGCGATATTGTCTGCCGCTACGGCGGTGAAGAGTTCGCTATCATTCTGCGGGACACACCGTCAGCCGGGGCAATGCTCGTAGCAGAACGCATGCGCAAGGCAGTGGAAACGCTGCAACTGACATCCGGTCAAACGCCCGTGCCGTTGACGGTGAGTATAGGGATAGCCGGCAGCGACCAGGTATACGATGCTGGCACAGACGCAGGGGAATATCTGTTGAAAGCGGCTGACCAGGCGCTCTATCGCGCCAAAAAAGCAGGCCGCAACCGGGTTGAAGGATAA